The Chloroflexota bacterium genome includes the window GAGCTGGAGGCGCAGGCTAACGATCTGCTCGCAAGGCTCACAGACCATCGCATGATGCTATCGCTGGAGACGCAGCGCCAGAACCGCAGCGGTAACGTCTCAGAGACGTTGGAAATCCGCATCGCAGACGAGTTGGGGACTCGCAGCTACGAACTCTTTAGCGGTGGCGAGGCCTTCCGTATCGACTTCGCCCTGCGCGTTGCGCTTGCCAAGCTGCTGGCCTCGCGTGCGGGTGCGCCCCTTCGCACCCTCTTCTTGGACGAGGGCTTCGGCACGCAGGATCCTGGGGGTCGCGAGCGGCTGGTAGAGGCAATCCAGACTATACAGGACGAGTTCGACCTTATCCTCGTGGTTACGCACATCGAGGAGATGAAGGAGGCCTTCCCGGTACGCATCGACGTGAGCAAGGACGACAGCGGCTCATCATTGCAGGTCGTGTGGGCATGACGACTGGACGGCGTATCGCCGTGTACGGGCCTACGGGCTGCGGCAAGACCAGCCTCGGCGCGGAGGCTTCTCAGCGGCTGGGCTTTCCTCACCTCGACCTGGATATCGTGCACTGGCTTCCCGGGTGGCAGGAGAACCCTCGAGAGCAGTTTCGCGCCGACGTCGTCGAGTGGCTGGACGCTCGGCTGGGTGGATGGGTCTGCACCGGTAACTACGCCAGCGTGGTAGGTGACCTCGTGATGGCACGGGCCGACACGGTGCTTTGGTTGCGGCTGCCCTTTAGAATCGTGTTCTGGCGGCTTCTTTTGCGCACGCTGCACCGCTCCGTCACTTGGGAGCTGATGTGGGGCACCAACCACGAAACCTTTCGCAAGGGCTTCATGAGCCGCGACTCGATCCTGCTCTGGTGCATCACTCACTGGCGCGCGCACCATCAAAACGTTAGCAGGGCCATTGCCGAGCACGCGCGTAATGCAGTGGTGTTCGAACTACGCTCCCCTCGGCAAGTGCGCGAATGGCTGGCGGGGGTGCCTCGCCTTGACCCCCCTCTCAGGGCAGCGATACACTGAGGATGCCCCTTGCCGAGTGGTGCAGCGGTAGCACGCGTGGCTCTGGACCACGTAACCCTGGTTCGAATCCAGGCTCGGCAGCCACAATGGACAAGGGCTAGAACCCCGTCGCGTCAGTCCTCCGTCGCATCAGACGCGACGCGCCCATGAGACGCACCGAAGCCATTAACGGCCACATGGCCGTTTCTTCCGGCGACACCTCCATGAGCAGGCCCAATGAGGCTGATGGCCAGGGAACCCGTATTCGGGTCGCGGTAGACGCCGACCTCGACACCGAAGGCACCTGCAATCCGCTTGGGCGTCAGAACCTCATCCGGCGTGCCCTCCGCCAGCACGCGGCCCTCGCTCAGCATCACGAGGCGGTCGCAGAAGCGCGCCGCCATCGTCAAGTCGTGGATGGCTGCGACGGCCGTCAGTCCGTCGTCAACCAGATCGCGCACCAAGCCCAGAATTTTCAGTTGGTGCAACACATCCAAATTGGCGGTGGGTTCGTCCAACAACAGGATGCGCGGCTGCTGGGCCAGTGCGCGGGAGACGATGACCCGTTGGCGTTCGCCGCCGGACAGGGTGTCGAGTGTGCGGTCGGCGAACTGTTCGGTCTCGGTCAGATGCATCGACTCTTTTGCGATGCGTGTATCCTCCCGGCCCTCGATCTGGAAGCGGCCCAAATGGGGATAGCGCCCCATGAGCACAAGCTCCATCGCCGTGAATCCGTGCGTGTACGGCATGATCTGCGGCACGATTGCCATGCCCGCTGCAACCTCTCTCGACGTTAGGGATCGCAGGTCCGCGCCGTCAAGGTGAACGCTCCCGCCCTGAACGCGGAGCACGCCCGAGATGGCTCGCAGAAACGTCGACTTCCCCGCGCCATTGGGGCCGATGAGGCCCACCATCTGTCCGTGGTGCGCTTCCAGGTCAACGCCGTCCAACAGCGTTTTAGCCTCTACTTGAAAGAAAAGGCTCCGCGCTCCGACTGCCGGTGGTCTGCCGCTTCTCATCATCGTTACTCCGCAAGGCTGAATGCAGGTGATGGAGCACCCGTGAAGGCATCGGGCCACAGCATCCGGGCAAGGTCTTCCGCGCCGCGAATGTTCCAGTAAGACAGCGTCGTAAAATGTTTACTTTCCACCACAAAGACCCTGCCGCTCTTGATGGCTGGAATCTCAGCCAGGGTCTCGTTGTTCAAGAGACTCTGGCGGAACTCGTTCGCACCAAAGGCAACCGGCTGGGGGATGATAATCACATCGGGAGCCATCGCGATGACGCCCTCAAAGCTCGTTGTCTGGTTGCCCTCGATACCAGCCTCCTCGGCGGCGTTGACGCCGCCGGCAGCGACAATGACGCCGCCCTCGGTCGAGTTGGCGCCTGCGACCCATAGTGTGTCCGAGTATTGCGTGATGGCAAGCACGCGGGGCTTAGGGGACGCGATGCTTGTCACCTCTGTGATGGCCTCGTAGCGAGCACGCACCTCCGCAGCGAACTGCAAGGCACGCTCCTCCTCGCCAAGGATGTAGCCAATGAGCAGGATGCTGTTGATGCGGGCCTCCGGGTCCTGTTGCAGCTCCGTTTGCACCACCGGAATACCCAGCCTCCCCAGGGCGTCGATGGCCTCCTCCGTAAAGAACGGACTTGTCACAACCACGTCCGGCGAATGGGCGATAATCGTCTCCGGGTCACGCGTAACCTCAGGCTTGCCCTGCACCAACCCAAAGACGTTAGAGTAAGTCTCGTTCTTTGTGGGGGCGCCGACGGCAACCAGGCGGTCGGCCGGCGCCAAGGCCAGTACCGTCTCATCGTGGCCAACCGACGCCGTTATGATGCGCTCCGGCTTGGTGGGGATGGTCACTACGCCGTTCAGGCCTTCCACCAGCCGTGGCCATCCAAAGTTGGCCGGATCCACGATGCCCTCAACAGACACCCACGACGGAACTGGCGTAGGAACCGCCGTTGGGGTCTCGCCCGTAGGCGTGTAAACAGCGGCCGTTGGGGCTGAGGAAGGAATCGGGTGCGTCGTCGGCTCAAGGGCCGGAGCAGATGTCGTTGGGGTAGGGCCATCGGATGAGCAGCCTGTCAGGAGCGACGCGAGCAGCAAAATGAACGGAAGGAACAGGGCCCGTAAACGGTGGAATAGCAAGGTTTCTCCTTTCAGTTACCGGCGTCAGAGGGAGTACGCCTGCCGCTTGTTCCGGATGAGCAACAGGATGAAGAACGGCGCGCCGACGAATGCAGTCAGCACGCCGACACGAAACTCTGCCGGTTGAATGATGGTACGAGCAAAGGTGTCGGCGAGGATGACGAAAACTGCGCCGCCCACAGCGCTCATAGGGATGAGCACCCGGTGGTCAGGACCCATAACGAGCCGCAGGATGTGCGGCGTCACCAGCCCCACAAATGCGATGGTCCCGCTGACCGCAACTGCGGCGCCCGTCGCCAGCGCGGCCGCCGTCAGTAAGACTGTGCGCGTAAACCCTACACGCACACCCATTGACCGCGCCTCATCATCGCCAAGCGTCAGCAGGTTCAGATCGCGTGTCAAAAGCGCTATCACGGCGGCGCTCCCGATGATGAGCGGCGCAGAAATGCGCACGTGTTCCCAGGAACGAGAGTCGAGACCCCCGGCCAGCCAGAACAGGATCTCCCGGAGTGCCTCGTTGTCCGGTAGCAGGATGATGATGGCGGAGACAATCGCCCCGAGGAAGGCATTGACTGCGACGCCTGCGAGCAGCAGCGTCGCCATGGAGAAGTGACCGCCAACGGCCGCGATGCCGTACACGAGAAATGTCGCCGCGATTGCGCCAACGAATG containing:
- a CDS encoding ABC transporter substrate-binding protein encodes the protein MDPANFGWPRLVEGLNGVVTIPTKPERIITASVGHDETVLALAPADRLVAVGAPTKNETYSNVFGLVQGKPEVTRDPETIIAHSPDVVVTSPFFTEEAIDALGRLGIPVVQTELQQDPEARINSILLIGYILGEEERALQFAAEVRARYEAITEVTSIASPKPRVLAITQYSDTLWVAGANSTEGGVIVAAGGVNAAEEAGIEGNQTTSFEGVIAMAPDVIIIPQPVAFGANEFRQSLLNNETLAEIPAIKSGRVFVVESKHFTTLSYWNIRGAEDLARMLWPDAFTGAPSPAFSLAE
- a CDS encoding iron ABC transporter permease; translation: MSVRLALGGGVLCLLILVCGLVSLSLGPVSIPVSHVAAIMLGFLGLDGGEFTRTEQLVIEQIRLPRIVVGGAVGMALGVAGATMQGLFRNPMADPGIIGVSAGGAVGAVVAIATGAAGLFFLALPTFAFVGAIAATFLVYGIAAVGGHFSMATLLLAGVAVNAFLGAIVSAIIILLPDNEALREILFWLAGGLDSRSWEHVRISAPLIIGSAAVIALLTRDLNLLTLGDDEARSMGVRVGFTRTVLLTAAALATGAAVAVSGTIAFVGLVTPHILRLVMGPDHRVLIPMSAVGGAVFVILADTFARTIIQPAEFRVGVLTAFVGAPFFILLLIRNKRQAYSL
- a CDS encoding ABC transporter ATP-binding protein; the encoded protein is MDGVDLEAHHGQMVGLIGPNGAGKSTFLRAISGVLRVQGGSVHLDGADLRSLTSREVAAGMAIVPQIMPYTHGFTAMELVLMGRYPHLGRFQIEGREDTRIAKESMHLTETEQFADRTLDTLSGGERQRVIVSRALAQQPRILLLDEPTANLDVLHQLKILGLVRDLVDDGLTAVAAIHDLTMAARFCDRLVMLSEGRVLAEGTPDEVLTPKRIAGAFGVEVGVYRDPNTGSLAISLIGPAHGGVAGRNGHVAVNGFGASHGRVASDATED
- a CDS encoding adenylate kinase — its product is MGMTTGRRIAVYGPTGCGKTSLGAEASQRLGFPHLDLDIVHWLPGWQENPREQFRADVVEWLDARLGGWVCTGNYASVVGDLVMARADTVLWLRLPFRIVFWRLLLRTLHRSVTWELMWGTNHETFRKGFMSRDSILLWCITHWRAHHQNVSRAIAEHARNAVVFELRSPRQVREWLAGVPRLDPPLRAAIH